From the genome of Geobacter sp. SVR, one region includes:
- the dapB gene encoding 4-hydroxy-tetrahydrodipicolinate reductase — MVKIAVCGAAGRMGQRIINSVIEAEGAELSGALERPGHPLAGQDVGLVAGCGPLGVNISDDLNAVIAGCDVMIDFTAPKVSLKNLEACGLQKKSIVIGSTGFTPEERALAAELAKDIPVVLAPNMSVGVNVCFKILKDIAKTLGDDFDVEIVEAHHRLKKDAPSGTAVRMGEVVAEALGRDYNTVANCHREGITGERTREEIGMQTIRGGDIIGEHTVYFIGMGERIELSHRAMTRDMFSRGSVRAAKWVVSQQPGLYDMQDVLGLK; from the coding sequence ATGGTAAAAATAGCCGTTTGCGGTGCTGCCGGCCGCATGGGACAACGCATCATCAATTCCGTGATAGAGGCCGAAGGGGCCGAGCTCTCCGGCGCTCTGGAGCGCCCCGGCCATCCCCTGGCCGGACAGGATGTGGGGCTGGTGGCCGGCTGCGGTCCGCTGGGGGTCAACATCTCCGACGACCTGAATGCCGTCATTGCCGGCTGCGACGTGATGATCGACTTCACCGCTCCCAAGGTGTCGCTCAAAAACCTGGAGGCCTGCGGCCTGCAGAAGAAGTCGATCGTGATCGGCTCCACCGGTTTCACCCCCGAGGAGCGGGCCCTGGCGGCGGAACTGGCCAAGGATATCCCGGTGGTGCTGGCTCCCAACATGTCGGTGGGGGTCAACGTCTGCTTCAAGATCCTCAAAGACATCGCCAAAACTTTGGGAGACGATTTCGACGTGGAGATCGTCGAGGCCCATCATCGGCTGAAAAAGGATGCCCCCTCCGGCACTGCCGTGCGGATGGGGGAAGTAGTGGCCGAGGCCCTGGGGCGCGACTACAACACGGTTGCCAACTGCCACCGCGAAGGGATCACCGGCGAGCGCACCAGGGAAGAGATCGGCATGCAGACCATTCGCGGCGGCGACATCATCGGCGAGCACACGGTTTACTTCATCGGCATGGGTGAGCGCATCGAACTCTCCCACCGCGCCATGACTCGCGACATGTTTTCCCGCGGTTCTGTCCGCGCCGCCAAATGGGTGGTGTCGCAGCAGCCCGGGCTGTACGATATGCAAGACGTGCTGGGACTGAAATAG